The Sphingobacterium bambusae genome includes a window with the following:
- a CDS encoding metallophosphoesterase family protein codes for MKKIGLLSDTHGYLDDAVFRYFESCDEIWHAGDFGAIEIVDTLAAFKPFKGVWGNIDGKDIRLTCPEHERFTCEQVDVWMTHIGGYPGRYAPQVKADIMLDPPKLFICGHSHILKVQYDPKLNLLHLNPGAAGKQGWHKVRTLMRFQIQEDRIENLEVIELGGR; via the coding sequence ATGAAAAAAATTGGACTACTATCCGATACACATGGTTATTTAGATGACGCCGTTTTCCGGTATTTCGAATCCTGTGATGAGATATGGCATGCCGGCGATTTTGGAGCCATAGAGATTGTGGATACGTTGGCAGCTTTTAAGCCATTCAAAGGGGTGTGGGGAAATATCGACGGGAAGGACATTCGTTTGACCTGTCCAGAGCACGAGCGTTTTACCTGCGAACAGGTTGATGTATGGATGACACATATTGGCGGTTATCCGGGACGATATGCACCGCAGGTGAAAGCCGATATCATGTTAGATCCGCCGAAATTGTTTATCTGCGGACATTCACATATTCTAAAAGTGCAGTACGATCCGAAATTGAATTTATTGCATTTAAATCCTGGCGCGGCCGGCAAACAGGGCTGGCATAAGGTGCGGACACTAATGCGGTTTCAGATTCAAGAAGATAGGATAGAAAACCTAGAAGTAATAGAATTAGGAGGTCGATAG
- a CDS encoding tRNA1(Val) (adenine(37)-N6)-methyltransferase yields the protein MKINTDGVIIGAMAYQEGAARILDVGSGTGVITLMLAQRHPEALVDAVEIDEEAYIQATYNFRQSIFADRLRSINSDFRDFHPEVSYDLIVSNPPFYTKSLHNPDPRKKLAKHADFLFFEALLDFVALHLSVHGEFHCILPIGLAEEVVALMLPKRNLYLQRIINISSYPDADPIRSLLAIGKRTGEVGYDTLIIYERRAEHTEEYKNLLKPYFLAF from the coding sequence ATGAAAATCAACACAGATGGCGTCATCATAGGAGCCATGGCTTATCAAGAAGGTGCTGCTCGGATCCTCGATGTGGGCAGCGGCACTGGGGTTATTACGCTGATGCTTGCCCAACGTCATCCCGAGGCTCTTGTCGATGCTGTGGAAATCGACGAGGAAGCCTACATACAGGCTACCTATAACTTTCGCCAGTCGATTTTTGCTGATCGACTGCGCTCAATCAATAGTGATTTTCGCGATTTCCACCCCGAGGTGAGCTATGATTTGATCGTTTCAAATCCGCCATTTTACACAAAATCGCTGCATAATCCTGATCCTCGCAAGAAATTGGCGAAACATGCCGATTTTCTTTTTTTTGAAGCGTTGTTGGACTTCGTGGCTCTTCATTTATCGGTTCATGGTGAATTTCATTGTATTCTTCCTATAGGACTGGCAGAAGAGGTCGTAGCATTGATGTTGCCCAAGAGGAACCTTTACTTGCAACGGATAATTAATATCTCCTCTTATCCCGATGCTGATCCGATCCGAAGCCTATTGGCAATTGGAAAGCGAACTGGCGAGGTGGGGTACGATACGCTGATCATCTACGAACGACGAGCTGAGCATACGGAAGAATATAAGAACCTGTTGAAACCTTATTTTTTAGCATTCTAA
- the mtgA gene encoding monofunctional biosynthetic peptidoglycan transglycosylase — MAIKRSTTKKKNTRKKSSKASWKQKIGIWAARIVLLFFGFTIFWVLLLTIMNPPVTFLQLQRGFERKGAGKEWKIEKDWLSYDELSDNLKRAAIAGEDAHFLTHNGFDTKAIREAFEKNQAGKKLRGGSTISQQVAKNVFLWPDRSWLRKGLETYFTVLIEVFWSKKRILEVYLNVIEMGQGVYGAEAAAQYYFHKSAKSLSKKEAALIIAILPSPQKWDARRPSAYVNRRANSIVRYMNYYNIPE, encoded by the coding sequence ATGGCAATTAAGCGCTCTACAACAAAGAAAAAAAATACAAGAAAAAAAAGCAGTAAGGCATCCTGGAAGCAGAAGATCGGTATTTGGGCAGCCCGCATCGTCCTGTTGTTTTTTGGCTTCACGATCTTTTGGGTCTTGTTATTGACGATCATGAATCCGCCAGTCACATTCTTACAACTACAGCGTGGTTTTGAGCGGAAGGGTGCTGGCAAAGAATGGAAAATTGAAAAAGACTGGTTGAGTTACGATGAGCTATCTGATAATCTAAAACGAGCGGCTATTGCTGGTGAAGATGCGCATTTTTTGACACACAATGGTTTTGACACGAAGGCCATTCGCGAAGCTTTCGAAAAAAACCAAGCAGGCAAGAAATTGCGAGGCGGTAGCACCATCAGCCAGCAGGTCGCTAAAAATGTATTTTTATGGCCGGATCGCTCCTGGCTTCGAAAAGGTCTAGAAACCTATTTCACGGTATTGATCGAAGTATTTTGGAGCAAAAAGCGCATATTAGAAGTTTACCTAAACGTGATTGAGATGGGACAAGGTGTGTATGGCGCAGAGGCGGCGGCACAATATTATTTCCACAAATCGGCAAAAAGCCTCAGCAAAAAAGAAGCAGCCCTGATTATCGCTATTTTACCAAGTCCACAAAAATGGGATGCACGACGCCCTTCGGCCTACGTAAACCGTCGCGCAAACAGCATCGTGCGCTATATGAATTACTATAATATTCCAGAATAG
- the accD gene encoding acetyl-CoA carboxylase, carboxyltransferase subunit beta, producing MSWFKRNKAGISTATENKKEAPDGMWNKCPNCKKPLLNSEQIENKYVCQYCDYHIRIGSAAYFSILFDDNRFTELFENLSSGDPLTFADTKPYPVRLADSQAKTGLKDAIRCGHGKMEGKDVVIACMDFNFIGGSMGSVVGEKIARSIDYCLEHKIPFMLISKSGGARMMEAAFSLMQMAKTSAKLALLAKAKIPYVCLLTDPTTGGVTASYAMLGDINIAEPGALIGFAGPRVIKETIKKDLPKGFQTSEFVLEHGFLDFIVDRRNLKAKVAAYLRLVYA from the coding sequence ATGAGTTGGTTTAAAAGAAACAAGGCAGGGATCAGTACTGCAACCGAAAATAAAAAGGAAGCTCCTGACGGCATGTGGAACAAATGTCCGAACTGTAAGAAGCCCCTATTGAACAGCGAACAGATTGAAAACAAGTACGTTTGCCAATATTGCGACTATCATATCCGAATCGGATCAGCGGCATATTTTTCCATTTTATTCGATGACAATCGTTTCACAGAGCTTTTCGAAAACCTCAGCTCTGGTGATCCACTTACCTTTGCCGATACAAAACCCTATCCCGTTCGTTTGGCCGATAGCCAAGCCAAAACCGGTCTAAAAGATGCTATCCGTTGCGGACACGGCAAGATGGAAGGCAAAGATGTGGTCATTGCCTGTATGGATTTCAACTTTATTGGTGGCTCCATGGGTTCCGTAGTAGGCGAGAAGATTGCGCGCTCTATTGATTACTGTTTGGAACATAAAATTCCATTTATGCTGATCTCCAAATCGGGTGGTGCACGCATGATGGAAGCGGCATTTTCATTAATGCAAATGGCCAAAACGTCTGCTAAACTAGCGCTGCTAGCTAAAGCGAAAATCCCTTATGTATGTCTTTTAACAGATCCTACAACGGGTGGTGTAACCGCCTCTTATGCGATGCTTGGAGACATTAATATTGCCGAGCCCGGGGCGCTTATCGGCTTCGCGGGTCCTCGTGTTATCAAAGAAACAATTAAAAAGGACCTTCCAAAAGGCTTTCAAACATCCGAATTCGTTTTGGAGCATGGCTTCCTCGACTTTATCGTCGACAGAAGGAACCTAAAAGCAAAGGTGGCCGCTTATCTACGTTTGGTATACGCCTAA
- the mutS gene encoding DNA mismatch repair protein MutS, translating to MQQYNTIKAKYPGALLLFRVGDFYETFGEDAIKAAGILGIVLTKRGNGSESETALAGFPHHSLETYLPKLVRAGQRVAICDQLEDPKQTKTIVKRGVTELVTPGVSYNDNIVQQKSNNYLASICEEKGQYGISFLDISTGEFLVAQGSASYIDKLLQGFKPTEIILAKKQYKAFLEQFGSQYYTYTLDEWPYTGDYASETLLKHFEVRSMKGFGIERMPLGMLAAGVALHYLNETEHRNLQHVSHIARIEEDRFMWLDRFTIRNLELIGSANENATTLSDVLDQTASPMGARLLKRWMVMPLKDLKSINERLDVVSYFYEHRDLRDELIKEIKQVGDLERLISKIGLQKANPREITQLKRSLYAVEKLKTLTNIPSSESLRVISEQLNICQIIRDKMEGMLQAEPPVSILKGNVIADGVDADLDKLRKVAFGGKDYLLEIQRRESEATGIPSLKIAFNNVFGYYLEVTNTHKDKVPTEWIRKQTLVNAERYITEELKEYEEQILGAEEKIQAIESRIYAELLLDITNYIKPIQLNAQLIAKLDVLLNFAWIAEKNFYVKPVVTEDKLLDIKGGRHPVIEKNLPLGEDYITNDTFLDPESQQIIIITGPNMAGKSALLRQTGLIVLMAQIGCFVPAKEATIGLVDKIFTRVGASDNLSSGESTFMVEMNETASIMNNLSDRSLILLDEIGRGTSTYDGISIAWAIAEFLHNHPTARAKTLFATHYHELNELTNSMSRIKNFNVTVKELNNKVIFLRKLVPGGSEHSFGIHVAKLAGMPAKLIGRAGEILKRLEQERTGGEQIKDSMRKIQKQAYQLQMFAIDDPVLEKIRDMLNNLDVNTLTPVEALMKLDEIQRLLKN from the coding sequence ATGCAGCAATATAATACCATCAAGGCCAAGTACCCTGGCGCTTTGCTGTTGTTTAGAGTGGGGGATTTTTACGAGACATTTGGAGAAGATGCGATTAAAGCTGCTGGTATTTTGGGTATAGTATTAACGAAAAGAGGCAATGGATCAGAATCCGAGACCGCATTGGCCGGTTTTCCGCACCATTCTCTAGAGACCTATTTGCCCAAACTCGTTCGCGCGGGCCAAAGGGTTGCCATATGTGATCAGTTGGAAGATCCTAAGCAAACAAAAACAATCGTCAAACGTGGGGTAACGGAACTTGTTACGCCAGGCGTATCGTACAACGATAATATTGTCCAACAAAAGTCCAACAACTATCTAGCCTCTATCTGTGAAGAAAAAGGTCAATACGGCATTTCTTTTCTGGACATCTCTACGGGCGAATTTCTGGTTGCACAGGGCAGCGCAAGTTATATAGATAAGCTTTTACAGGGCTTTAAACCTACGGAGATCATCTTAGCAAAAAAACAATACAAAGCATTTTTAGAACAATTTGGAAGCCAGTATTACACTTATACGCTGGACGAATGGCCATATACCGGTGATTACGCATCGGAAACATTGTTGAAGCATTTCGAAGTGAGGTCGATGAAAGGTTTCGGTATCGAGCGCATGCCACTAGGGATGCTTGCTGCCGGAGTAGCCTTGCACTACCTCAATGAAACCGAGCATCGTAATCTACAGCATGTCTCGCATATCGCTCGAATTGAGGAAGACCGGTTTATGTGGTTGGATCGCTTTACCATCCGTAATTTAGAATTGATCGGCTCGGCAAACGAAAATGCGACCACCCTTTCCGACGTCTTGGATCAAACGGCTTCCCCCATGGGTGCTCGCTTGTTGAAGAGGTGGATGGTGATGCCCCTCAAAGATTTGAAGTCTATCAACGAACGCTTAGATGTTGTTTCCTATTTTTATGAACATCGTGATCTGCGTGATGAACTTATCAAAGAGATAAAACAAGTGGGCGATCTGGAACGCCTTATTTCTAAAATAGGCTTGCAGAAAGCGAATCCACGTGAAATAACACAGTTGAAGCGATCATTATATGCTGTAGAAAAACTGAAAACCTTGACTAATATCCCGTCTTCGGAAAGTTTGCGTGTTATCTCTGAACAACTGAATATTTGCCAGATTATCCGAGATAAGATGGAAGGCATGCTTCAGGCAGAACCACCGGTGTCGATCCTGAAGGGAAATGTCATTGCGGATGGTGTCGATGCAGATTTGGATAAATTACGCAAGGTAGCCTTTGGCGGAAAAGACTATCTGTTGGAAATACAGCGACGAGAATCGGAAGCCACTGGCATTCCCTCGTTGAAGATTGCATTCAACAATGTCTTCGGCTACTACCTCGAGGTAACAAATACACACAAGGATAAAGTTCCCACGGAATGGATACGAAAACAAACCTTAGTCAATGCGGAACGATATATCACCGAAGAGCTCAAGGAATATGAAGAGCAGATTCTAGGCGCCGAAGAGAAAATTCAAGCCATAGAAAGCCGGATATATGCCGAGCTGCTTTTGGATATCACGAACTACATCAAGCCCATACAGCTTAATGCGCAACTTATTGCCAAGCTAGATGTACTGCTGAACTTCGCTTGGATTGCCGAGAAAAACTTTTATGTCAAACCTGTGGTCACGGAGGACAAATTGCTAGACATCAAAGGTGGTCGCCATCCTGTTATTGAAAAGAATTTGCCGCTCGGGGAGGATTATATCACTAACGACACTTTTCTGGATCCAGAGAGCCAGCAGATTATTATTATTACCGGTCCAAACATGGCCGGTAAGTCGGCCTTGTTGCGGCAGACAGGCTTGATCGTGCTCATGGCACAGATAGGCTGCTTTGTCCCGGCAAAAGAAGCGACCATAGGTTTAGTCGACAAAATTTTTACGCGGGTGGGAGCCTCCGACAACTTGTCTTCGGGCGAGTCGACCTTTATGGTGGAGATGAACGAGACTGCCAGCATCATGAATAATCTTTCCGATCGTTCGTTAATCCTACTGGATGAAATTGGTCGCGGCACGAGTACCTATGATGGTATCTCTATTGCGTGGGCTATTGCCGAATTTTTACATAATCATCCTACCGCGAGGGCGAAAACACTTTTTGCTACGCATTATCACGAGTTAAATGAATTGACGAACTCTATGTCGCGTATCAAAAATTTTAATGTCACGGTGAAGGAACTGAACAATAAGGTCATCTTTTTACGCAAATTGGTGCCAGGTGGTTCCGAGCATAGCTTCGGTATACATGTGGCTAAATTGGCGGGTATGCCGGCCAAATTGATCGGTCGAGCAGGGGAAATCCTGAAACGACTGGAGCAGGAACGTACCGGTGGAGAACAGATAAAAGATAGTATGCGTAAGATCCAAAAGCAGGCTTACCAGTTACAGATGTTCGCTATTGATGATCCTGTTTTGGAAAAAATTCGCGATATGCTCAACAACTTGGATGTGAATACCCTCACGCCAGTAGAAGCCTTGATGAAACTTGACGAGATACAGCGCCTATTGAAGAACTAA
- a CDS encoding MerR family transcriptional regulator: MPYKEREINKLYYTMGEVTAMFGVNASQIRFYEREFDILQPKKNKKGNRLFTQEDISNLKIIYSLVKDKGYTLQGARDYLRSNKNEVKENQRVVDSLERLKKFLLEVRDSL, encoded by the coding sequence ATGCCGTACAAAGAACGCGAAATAAACAAGTTATATTACACCATGGGAGAAGTGACCGCCATGTTCGGTGTAAATGCCTCTCAAATTCGGTTTTACGAACGTGAATTTGATATTCTGCAGCCCAAAAAAAATAAAAAAGGCAATCGTCTTTTCACACAAGAAGATATCTCCAACCTCAAGATCATCTACAGCTTGGTAAAGGATAAAGGTTATACATTGCAAGGTGCACGCGACTACCTGCGTTCCAACAAAAACGAAGTCAAGGAAAACCAACGTGTTGTCGACTCGCTGGAACGCTTAAAGAAATTTCTACTGGAGGTACGCGACAGTCTTTAG
- a CDS encoding discoidin domain-containing protein: protein MKKLSLSLFLGTSLLLLVASCQKQLLTLTDVSPENEIAGITNEWAENPYKLNVVYFIPTDNDSVANYRKRISRILLDAQSFFAENLEREGFGRRSFGLDLVNDSLINIVTVRGESGAATYPYSGGSGAVKTEVDAYFAANPTQKKSDHYLIILPSRSGDPLNPGGVPFYGTGRYCYALDYAHMDAKYLGTSGTYGNLATKWIGGLVHELGHGLNGPHNYGTVSATAAHGTALMGSGNSTYGRNPTYITKTSSAIFSNSQTFSWTNRADWHQNFNFSLKNLRSSVVDGKIVLSGNFESQQAINYVAAYFDREPYGNNLDYDAITFGANSINNDSLYIECPLSDFQNRSGIYQLRIHFIAPNGLRKTEHFMLSFDNQLPNLESVFRTELSNRQSWTVTSSGDQSGSPVTNILDGNLSTNWHTPWSPRETLHPHHFVIDAQTIQQFNTLVVYNRSSLNGALSQFRLQTSTDGVNWLTAGTYSLPRYAGANYVNLGSTLSTRYIRVESINSHGNFNYTHMAEFDILLR from the coding sequence ATGAAAAAATTATCATTGAGCCTATTTCTTGGGACTAGCCTCTTGCTGCTCGTTGCGAGTTGCCAAAAACAATTACTTACCCTTACAGATGTATCTCCAGAAAACGAGATTGCTGGAATAACAAACGAATGGGCGGAAAACCCCTACAAATTAAATGTTGTCTATTTTATTCCAACCGATAATGATAGCGTAGCGAACTATAGAAAGCGAATAAGTCGTATCTTGCTCGATGCACAGTCATTTTTCGCGGAGAACCTAGAGCGAGAAGGTTTTGGCCGTCGATCATTTGGTTTGGATTTGGTTAACGACAGTTTGATCAATATCGTTACGGTGAGGGGGGAATCCGGCGCAGCTACTTACCCCTATAGCGGTGGTTCGGGAGCAGTTAAAACGGAAGTTGATGCCTACTTCGCTGCAAATCCGACGCAGAAAAAAAGTGATCATTATTTGATTATTCTGCCTTCTCGTAGTGGCGATCCACTGAATCCGGGAGGTGTGCCATTTTATGGAACGGGAAGATATTGCTATGCGTTAGATTATGCGCATATGGACGCGAAATATTTAGGAACGTCGGGGACATACGGTAACTTGGCGACAAAGTGGATCGGCGGACTGGTTCATGAGTTGGGACACGGGCTGAATGGCCCACATAATTACGGAACCGTTTCCGCAACGGCGGCGCATGGAACTGCACTGATGGGCTCAGGAAACTCAACTTATGGTAGAAATCCTACATATATTACAAAAACGAGTTCCGCAATTTTTAGTAATTCACAAACCTTTAGCTGGACCAACCGCGCTGACTGGCATCAAAATTTTAATTTTTCTTTGAAAAACTTACGCAGTTCGGTTGTAGATGGCAAGATTGTCCTATCTGGAAATTTTGAGAGTCAGCAGGCCATTAATTATGTAGCGGCTTATTTTGATCGGGAGCCCTATGGAAATAATCTCGATTATGATGCCATAACTTTCGGTGCAAATTCGATTAACAATGATAGCTTATATATTGAATGCCCTTTAAGTGATTTTCAAAATCGTTCTGGTATTTATCAACTTCGGATACATTTCATTGCTCCGAATGGTCTTCGTAAAACGGAGCATTTCATGCTTTCGTTCGATAACCAATTGCCTAATTTGGAATCCGTTTTTCGTACAGAACTATCCAATCGTCAATCTTGGACGGTAACCAGTTCAGGTGATCAGTCAGGGTCACCTGTGACCAATATTTTAGATGGTAATCTCAGTACTAACTGGCATACGCCTTGGTCCCCTAGAGAAACGCTTCATCCGCATCATTTTGTCATCGATGCCCAAACGATTCAACAGTTTAATACGTTGGTCGTTTACAATCGTAGTAGTTTGAACGGCGCTTTGAGTCAATTTCGATTACAGACGAGCACGGACGGTGTAAATTGGTTGACGGCTGGAACCTACAGTTTGCCGCGTTATGCCGGGGCTAATTATGTTAACTTGGGCAGTACGCTATCTACTCGATACATTCGTGTTGAATCAATAAATTCGCACGGAAACTTCAATTACACGCATATGGCAGAGTTTGATATCCTGCTAAGATAA
- a CDS encoding MFS transporter has translation MQNKNKTLWKVIGASSLGTLIEWYDFFIFGSLSIVLSTKFFPADNPTAAFLSTLATFAAGFVVRPFGALFFGRLGDLIGRKYTFMVTLMLMGGATFLIGCTPSYESIGFFAPLIVLLLRLLQGLALGGEYGGAATYVAEHSPEGQRGYWTSWIQTTATFGLFISLVVILLTRLLLTEEQFDTWGWRVPFVLSIFMVYVSYLIRKNMDESPEFKKAKSEGKTAKNPLKESFGNVYNLKFVLLALFGAAMGQGVVWYTGQFYSMSFMKTVMFVDTDQADLILGIALLLGTPFFVVFGKLSDQLGRKWVMLAGMLLAVCTYRPIYEAMYQLTNTQTKIEREDLRSIDTHPAQQQEEHKRITTTTKTYTDGTQVTQVVTTLLSDVGNPILKNGMPQESSKTTVHLQGKNYALLVALIFIQIIYITLVYGPIAAFLVEIFPVKIRYTSMSLPYHIGNGIFGGLLPAVSTYLASNAHARGQSDFYLSGLWYPIGVASVCFVIGAIYISKTMTANKMES, from the coding sequence ATGCAAAACAAAAACAAAACGTTGTGGAAAGTTATCGGAGCATCCTCCTTAGGGACTTTGATCGAGTGGTACGATTTCTTCATTTTTGGAAGTCTTTCCATTGTGCTATCGACTAAATTCTTTCCAGCGGACAATCCCACAGCGGCATTTCTGTCGACGCTAGCTACATTCGCCGCAGGCTTTGTAGTACGTCCATTTGGTGCCCTTTTCTTTGGACGACTGGGCGACCTTATAGGCCGGAAATATACCTTCATGGTCACGCTGATGTTGATGGGTGGCGCTACGTTTCTCATTGGCTGCACGCCGAGCTATGAAAGTATAGGTTTCTTTGCGCCACTCATCGTATTGTTGCTTCGTCTCCTGCAAGGGCTCGCATTGGGCGGCGAATACGGTGGTGCTGCCACCTATGTCGCCGAGCATAGTCCAGAAGGACAGCGTGGCTATTGGACGTCTTGGATACAGACTACCGCTACCTTCGGCCTCTTTATTTCGCTCGTCGTTATTCTACTGACGCGCTTGCTATTGACCGAAGAACAATTTGACACCTGGGGATGGCGTGTACCTTTCGTCCTATCGATTTTTATGGTATATGTTTCCTACCTCATCCGCAAGAACATGGATGAATCTCCCGAATTTAAAAAAGCCAAATCAGAAGGAAAAACAGCCAAAAATCCGCTTAAGGAAAGTTTTGGCAATGTCTATAATCTAAAATTTGTTCTTCTCGCACTATTTGGCGCCGCCATGGGACAGGGCGTGGTATGGTATACGGGTCAGTTTTATTCGATGAGCTTCATGAAAACAGTAATGTTTGTAGACACCGACCAGGCCGACCTGATATTAGGCATCGCACTCTTACTCGGCACGCCCTTCTTCGTGGTTTTTGGAAAACTCAGCGATCAGCTTGGACGCAAGTGGGTGATGTTGGCCGGTATGTTACTTGCTGTGTGCACTTATCGTCCTATTTATGAGGCTATGTATCAATTGACGAACACCCAGACCAAAATAGAGCGGGAAGATCTCCGCAGCATCGACACTCATCCCGCTCAGCAACAAGAGGAGCATAAGCGCATTACCACGACGACTAAAACCTATACCGATGGCACACAAGTCACGCAAGTGGTAACGACTTTGCTTTCAGATGTCGGCAATCCCATTCTTAAAAATGGTATGCCGCAAGAGAGCAGTAAGACAACAGTACATCTACAGGGAAAAAACTATGCTTTATTGGTTGCATTGATCTTTATTCAGATCATCTATATTACACTAGTGTATGGGCCGATAGCTGCATTTCTGGTCGAGATATTCCCCGTTAAGATCAGATATACATCCATGTCTCTACCCTACCACATTGGAAATGGAATTTTCGGGGGTCTATTACCTGCAGTATCGACCTATCTTGCAAGTAACGCACATGCTCGAGGACAATCCGACTTCTATCTTTCCGGACTTTGGTATCCTATTGGCGTCGCTTCGGTATGCTTTGTAATAGGCGCCATCTATATATCTAAAACAATGACTGCTAACAAAATGGAATCTTAA
- a CDS encoding DUF6814 family protein produces MENLKRILGAVWIVLAILTAYFCIVQFGLPKLQTGQQEDLVFGIIILFILTPIISIGLAIFGFFALKGEYLKEKM; encoded by the coding sequence ATGGAAAACCTCAAAAGAATATTAGGTGCGGTATGGATCGTGCTCGCCATCCTTACCGCCTACTTCTGTATCGTTCAATTTGGACTTCCGAAGTTACAAACCGGCCAGCAGGAAGACCTCGTGTTTGGCATCATCATTTTGTTTATCCTTACACCCATCATCAGTATAGGCTTAGCCATTTTCGGCTTTTTCGCGCTAAAAGGAGAATACCTCAAGGAGAAGATGTGA
- a CDS encoding isoaspartyl peptidase/L-asparaginase family protein: MSLTLRICMLLMSLSLFSFAQQSNSKRYVLAIHGGAGTILKKNMNDSLERAYVAELTKSLKEGYRVLQTGGTSVEAVSAAIQIMEDSPLFNAGKGAVFNHHGENEMDASIMNGKTLQAGSVAGVHSIRNPITAAKAVMEQSEHVMMVGKGAEEFASSKGIVLVDPSYFWTKPRWEALQKILERDKESTALDHDDKQSNNKKYVDEKFGTVGCVALDQQGALAAGTSTGGMTNKKYGRVGDSPIIGAGNYANDQVAISCTGWGEYFIRSVAAYDVAAIVAYTKLPLMQAAQAVVDKIEALGGDGGMIVLNKDGQVAMPFNTAGMYRGKITADGQVEVAIYK, translated from the coding sequence ATGAGCCTTACTTTACGCATCTGTATGTTGTTGATGAGCCTATCGCTATTTAGCTTCGCCCAGCAATCTAATTCGAAACGTTATGTCTTAGCCATACATGGCGGAGCGGGCACGATTTTGAAAAAGAATATGAACGATTCTTTGGAGCGCGCTTATGTTGCCGAATTGACAAAATCCCTAAAAGAAGGCTATCGCGTACTGCAAACAGGAGGGACGAGCGTGGAGGCGGTAAGCGCGGCCATCCAAATTATGGAAGATTCTCCTTTGTTTAACGCCGGCAAAGGAGCGGTTTTTAACCACCATGGTGAAAACGAAATGGATGCATCGATTATGAATGGTAAAACCCTGCAAGCTGGATCCGTAGCAGGCGTGCACAGCATTAGAAACCCCATCACCGCGGCAAAAGCCGTAATGGAGCAGTCGGAGCATGTAATGATGGTGGGAAAAGGAGCCGAAGAGTTCGCTTCATCGAAAGGAATAGTATTGGTTGATCCTTCATATTTTTGGACAAAGCCCCGCTGGGAAGCACTACAGAAAATCTTAGAAAGAGACAAAGAATCTACAGCCTTGGATCATGATGATAAACAGAGCAACAACAAGAAATATGTAGATGAGAAGTTCGGTACGGTGGGCTGCGTAGCCTTGGATCAACAAGGCGCTTTGGCAGCCGGTACATCAACAGGAGGAATGACCAATAAGAAATATGGCCGAGTTGGTGACTCGCCCATCATTGGTGCCGGCAATTACGCTAACGATCAGGTAGCCATCTCCTGTACCGGTTGGGGTGAGTATTTTATCCGATCGGTTGCCGCTTATGATGTAGCTGCGATTGTTGCATATACAAAGCTTCCACTAATGCAGGCAGCACAAGCTGTTGTCGACAAGATCGAGGCGCTAGGAGGCGATGGTGGCATGATTGTATTGAATAAAGACGGACAAGTGGCTATGCCCTTTAACACTGCTGGGATGTACCGTGGTAAAATCACTGCCGATGGACAAGTAGAGGTCGCTATCTATAAATGA